The DNA region CTGAGCTCGACCTCGTCGATTCCGATTTCCCGCACGTCGCCGAGCGGCGGCGGCCAGATCTCCGGATCGTCCTGTCGCCAGAATGCGAGCGTGCACCGCGTCGGATCAGCGGGAACCGGTTCGAGCATGATCATCAAATGCAGATGGGGACGATCCGGGAGCGGCGTCCTGGTCAGCCGCTGATGCCCGAACGCCGGAGCGAGCCGCAGCGACCGGGCCTGGTTCGCCAGCCAGCCCTCGATCATGGCGTCCGGTTTGCCGCCCGCGTTTTCGGCCAGCAGCCCGAGAAAGGCCAACGCGGGCGGGATCCCGTCCGGTCCCGCGTTGAAGTCGGTGAGCAGCTGGAAGACCTCCCACGCGTCGGTGACGCCGTCCAGCCGGGGCGGCGGGACCGCGGGACCGAGCGCGCGGCTCACCATGACCGCCGGATTCGGGACGTTCATTCCGGTCAGGTGACGGCGCAGGCCCACCAGATCCTTGCGGGGGATCAACTCCAGGACGGGCCCTTCCGGATCGACCGGCAAGAGATCTTCGGCGCGCGCCACCACCGATTCCGGGATGACCTCCCCGTGCAGCCGTAAATAAGCCGTTCCGGTGAAAGTCTTCACTGAAACAGGTAGCGGACGGTACAGCTCGGGCAACAGGCCTGGGTCCTTCTCGATGACGTCCGCGAAGAAACGCTCCGAAGAGATGAAGGCGATCATCCGATCGGATTCGGCGAAGGCCTCCTTCACCGGTTGCGCGTCGAGAATGCGGAAAGCGATATCGACCGCGTCCCCGACCCAGCCGTTGTCGTCGCCGATCACCTCTCCGGAGTTGAGGCTCACCCGCAGCCGCATCTGCGCCTGCGGTGTCCGCGTGTGGTTGTACCGGCGGAGTGCGACCGCGAGACGTTCCGGCAGCAGGTCGGCGACCAGGCTTTTGGTCGTTCCCGGCGGAAGCAGGATCAAGGCGCCGTCGCCGCGGTCCTCATGCGCGCACGAATCGAAATCGACGCCGCTTTCGGCGAACGCGATCTTCAAGACCTCGTACATACCCTGGTGGACGGCGAGCCGGTCCAGACGATTGCGGTCCGGCGCGGTGAACCCCACGACGTCCACCACGACGATCGTGCGGTCGAGAGCCCGCGTCGGTCGCGCCACTGGCCCCCTCCCAAGGTCCACGGCGCCGGCCCTCCGGCGCCGACCGCCACATTATCGCGTCGATCGGCCCGGAGTTGAGTGTCAATTGACAAATAGGTGGCGGCGGATCGGTGCTACCACTCACTCGCCGAGCAGGCGCCAAGCGGTGAGGGCGAGCCTCACCCGCGTCAGGCCGAGCGGGTCGGTCAGGTCGATGTCCAGGGCCTTGCCGATCTGCGTCAGCCGTCGCGCCACGCTGCTGTGGTGCAGGTGCAGGGAATCGGCGGCCTGGCGCACGGAACCCGTGGCGCAGTACGCGTCCAGCGTCCGCAGATCCTCCGGATCCGCGGCCAGCTTCGTGATCGCGACGACGTCGGCGTTGGCCCGCGTGTCCTCTTCCGGGATCCGCGCGAGCAGCGCCAGCGCGCCCAGGTCGCGATAGTGGATCACCGGACGGCGCGCGGTCGTGAACCGCAGCGCGGTCGTCGCGTCCTGCCAGGACCGATGCGGGCATTCGGCGTCGCCGATCCCCGCCCGGACGTCTTCGGGGAACCGGGCCGGATCCACCGCGGCGGCCAGGATGATGCCGACGTCGCCGAGTGACGCGGCCTTGACCGGGCGCCCGTGGCAGATCCGGGCCCCGATCTTCTCGAGCGGGAGTCCGGACCGGACCGCGATCACGCGGATCGGCGCGTCGCCGGGGAAACCCAGCAGCCGCAAGGCCCGGTTCCTGGCGGCGTCGTCACTGGCGGAGCTGATCACGAGTTCCACCAGCGCCGGATCGGCCATCGTGGTGCGGGCCGGGCCGTATCGCTCGACGACCGTCGCCACGGCGATCGCGAGGCGGTCCAGCACCGCTTCGTCGAGGGCACCGGGCTCTCCCACGCGTTCCAGCCAAACCGTGCCGATCTCTTCGTCGTCGAGGGTGACCGCCGTCGTGGTGGACACGGGCTCGGACGCCGGAGCGGCTTCGCGTCCGTCGGGTGCCATGCGGATGGTCCGGCCCGTGCTGTGGAGCCGGATGCCCGCCGCGCATTCCGACAGGCCCGCGGTGGCGCGTGCGAGCGCGGGGAGGTCGACCCGGCGCCGCATCAAGGTGTCGTAGAACATCACGACCCGGATCACGCCCTCGACGTCGGGATCCAGATGCGACAACCGCGCGGCCAATGCCTCCATGCCCGCGAGCCTACGCGGCGATCGTCGCGCGAAGGGGCGATCACACGCGACGGATGGCGGCCGCTCTCCGGACCGGAAGCCGGAAGGATCGTGGTCATGGATCCCGAACTCGAAGCCTTCATCGCCCTCTTCCCCGCGGCGAACCTCGACGACCCGATCGCGGACCGCGAGAAGCTCGCGAAGCTGGCCACGTCGGTGCCGCCGCCCGACACCTCGGCCATGGAGGTCGAAGACCGGACGGTGCCCGGCGACCCCGGCGTCCCGATCCGGATCTACCGGCCGCGCGAGGCACAGGGCGCCGTCATCTGGCTGCACGGCGGCGGCTGGGTCATGGGCAACCTGGAGACCGAGCACCCTTGGGCGGCGCGGCTCGCCGAAGCCTCCGACGCGGTGGTCATCTCGGTCGAATACCGGCTGGCACCGGAGAACCCGTTCCCGGCCGCGTTCGACGACGTCTACGCCGTGCTGAACTGGACGGCGGACCACGCGGCCGAGCTCGGCGTCTCGCCCGACCGGATCGCGGTCGGCGGGCACAGCGCGGGCGGTGGCCTCGCGGCGGCGACGGCCTTGCGGGTCCGCGACGAAGGCGGCCCGCGGATCTGCTTCCAGCTGCTCAACCAGCCGGGGCTCGACGACCGGCAGGAGTCGTGGTCGGCGCGCAACTTCACCGACACGCCGTGGATGAACCGCGCCAAGATCACCGCCGCGTGGGGGCACTACCTGAACGGAAAGCCCGCGCCTTCGCCCTATGCCGCTCCTTCGCGGGCCACTGATCTCTCCGGCCTTCCGCCCGCGTACGTGGCCGCCGCCGAGTTCTGCCCCAACCGCGACGAGAACATCGAGTACGCGCTCCGACTGCTTCAGGCGGGGGTTTCGGTCGAGCTGCACCAGTGGCCGGGCACCTTCCACGGGTCGCAGGCGATCCTGTCCGCCGAGGTGTCCCGCCGTCAGATCGACGAACTGGGCGGCGTCCTGCGCCGCGCGCTGGCCGCGTCATGACGGCACCCACGACGGCCCGGCTGCTGCGCCCGTTCGCCGGGAGTTTCGCCGCCGTCGTCGTCCTGCAGATCGTCGGCGCCGTCGCGGGGCTGGCACCGCTGCTCGCGGTCGTCGAACTGGGCAGGGCGCTGCTGGCTCCCGGCCCGGTCGACGAAAGCCGGGTGTGGACCGCGGTGATCGTGGGCGCGGCCGGCTTGTTCGTCCGGCTGGTGCTCACGGCCGCGTCGTCCGGGATCGGGCATCTGCTCGACGGCCGGGTCCAGCTCACCTTCCGCCGTCTGCTCGCCGAACGCCTTGGCCGCGTGCCGAT from Amycolatopsis sp. EV170708-02-1 includes:
- a CDS encoding CdaR family transcriptional regulator, with the protein product MEALAARLSHLDPDVEGVIRVVMFYDTLMRRRVDLPALARATAGLSECAAGIRLHSTGRTIRMAPDGREAAPASEPVSTTTAVTLDDEEIGTVWLERVGEPGALDEAVLDRLAIAVATVVERYGPARTTMADPALVELVISSASDDAARNRALRLLGFPGDAPIRVIAVRSGLPLEKIGARICHGRPVKAASLGDVGIILAAAVDPARFPEDVRAGIGDAECPHRSWQDATTALRFTTARRPVIHYRDLGALALLARIPEEDTRANADVVAITKLAADPEDLRTLDAYCATGSVRQAADSLHLHHSSVARRLTQIGKALDIDLTDPLGLTRVRLALTAWRLLGE
- a CDS encoding alpha/beta hydrolase, with the translated sequence MDPELEAFIALFPAANLDDPIADREKLAKLATSVPPPDTSAMEVEDRTVPGDPGVPIRIYRPREAQGAVIWLHGGGWVMGNLETEHPWAARLAEASDAVVISVEYRLAPENPFPAAFDDVYAVLNWTADHAAELGVSPDRIAVGGHSAGGGLAAATALRVRDEGGPRICFQLLNQPGLDDRQESWSARNFTDTPWMNRAKITAAWGHYLNGKPAPSPYAAPSRATDLSGLPPAYVAAAEFCPNRDENIEYALRLLQAGVSVELHQWPGTFHGSQAILSAEVSRRQIDELGGVLRRALAAS